One stretch of Chaetodon auriga isolate fChaAug3 chromosome 18, fChaAug3.hap1, whole genome shotgun sequence DNA includes these proteins:
- the map3k7 gene encoding mitogen-activated protein kinase kinase kinase 7 isoform X1, producing the protein MSLTLPSADILETPPGYPFEEINYEDIEVEEVVGRGAFGVVCKAKWKGKDVAIKTIESESERKAFIVELRQLSRVNHPNIVKLYGSCHSPVCLVMEYAEGGSLYNVLHGAEPLPYYTASHAMSWCFQCSQGVAYLHGMKPKALIHRDLKPPNLLLVAGGTVLKICDFGTACDIQTHMTNNKGSAAWMAPEVFEGSNYSEKCDVFSWGIILWEVITRRKPFDEIGGPAFRIMWAVHNGTRPPLIKNLPKPIESLMTRCWSKDPSQRPSMEEIVKIMTHLMKYFPGYDEPLQYPYQYSDEGQSNSATSTGSYLDYTGTSASNKSDANMEHSDSQGSNDTIKITPQFAPHFKPKGDPLRTLPLSRGGSVESLPARTQCLASSDSKRMSADLSELEPKMPFAPAARPQYKRGHRKTASFGTILDVPKIVVTATCEPQRRRSVQDLPGIGTESSQGSRNSSRSSSPSMRMMPPDKTSRGYFSPDDPTDTNGSDNSIPMAYLTLDHQLQPLAPCPNSKESMAVFEQHCKMAQEYLKVQTEIALLIQRKKELIAELDQDEKDQQNTSRLVQEHKKLLEENKSLSTYYQKCKKQLELIRVQQQKRQGTS; encoded by the exons ATGTCTCTTACGTTACCATCCGCCGATATACTTGAAACACCTCCTGGATATCCATTTGAAGAAATCAACTATGAGGATATTGAAGTTGAGGAG GTGGTGGGGAGAGGAGCTTTTGGGGTTGTTTGCAAAGCCAAATGGAAAGGCAAAGATGTTGCAATCAAGACCATCGAGAGTGAATCGGAGAGGAAGGCCTTTATTGTTGAG CTCCGGCAGCTTTCACGTGTGAATCACCCCAACATCGTGAAGTTGTATGGCTCTTGCCACAGTCCG GTCTGCCTTGTAATGGAATATGCTGAAGGCGGGTCATTGTACAATG TGCTGCATGGTGCTGAACCCCTCCCCTATTACACTGCTTCCCATGCCATGAGctggtgttttcagtgttcCCAGGGCGTGGCCTATCTCCATGGCATGAAACCAAAGGCTCTCATTCACAGGGACCTCAAGCCACCCAA tttgCTTCTAGTGGCAGGCGGCACGGTGCTGAAGATATGTGACTTTGGAACAGCATGCGACATTCAGACCCACATGACCAACAACAAAGGAAGTGCAGCATGGATGGCCCCAGAGGTATTTGAAG GCAGCAATTACAGCGAGAAGTGTGATGTGTTCAGCTGGGGGATCATTCTCTGGGAGGTGATCACTCGGAGGAAGCCCTTTGATGAAATTGGAGGACCAGCTTTTCGCATTATGTGGGCTGTACACAACG GCACAAGACCTCCTTTAATCAAAAATTTGCCCAAGCCCATTGAGAGTCTGATGACTCGCTGTTGGTCTAAAGACCCCTCTCAGCGGCCTTCCATGGAGGAGATAGTGAAGATCATGACTCATCTAATGAAG TACTTCCCAGGATATGATGAACCCCTGCAATATCCATACCAGTATTCAGATGAGGGACAGAGCAACTCTGCAACTAGTACAG GTTCATATTTGGACTACACTGGCACCAGTGCAAGCAACAAAAGTGATGCCAACATGGAGCACAGTGATTCTCAAGGGAGCAATGATACTATCAAGATAACACCTCAGTTCGCTCCTCACTTCAAGCCAAAG GGAGACCCTTTGAGGACTCTGCCTCTGTCCAGGGGGGGCAGTGTTGAGAGTCTGCCTGCACGAACACAGTGCCTGGCATCGTCTGACAGCAAAAGAATGAGTGCTGACCTGTCAGAGCTGGAGCCTAAGATGCCATTTGCACCTGCAG cacGCCCCCAGTATAAACGAGGCCACCGTAAAACGGCATCATTCGGCACCATACTGGATGTCCCCAAGATCGTCGTCACAG CCACATGCGAGCCTCAGAGACGCCGATCTGTGCAGGACCTGCCAGGCATCGGCACAGAGTCCAGCCAG GGGAGCAGGAACAGCAGCCGCTCGTCCAGTCCGAGTATGAGGATGATGCCCCCTGATAAGACAAGCAGAGGTTACTTCTCTCCTGATGACCCCACAG ACACCAACGGCTCAGACAACTCCATTCCCATGGCTTATCTCACCCTGGATCACCAGCTGCAG CCTCTCGCTCCCTGTCCCAACTCCAAAGAGTCCATGGCCGTGTTTGAGCAGCACTGCAAGATGGCCCAGGAATACCTGAAAGTGCAAACAGAGATCGCCCTCCTGATCCAGAGAAA